In Cyclopterus lumpus isolate fCycLum1 chromosome 2, fCycLum1.pri, whole genome shotgun sequence, the genomic stretch TCCCCAATACCTGCCCGTCTCTTAGAATACCcctaaaaaatgtaacttaacaacaacaaaaaaagctatGGAAATAAGCTTCAAGACTGGTCAAGTAAAAACAAGTAACTCAAGCACCTGCTGTGAggaacataaaaaagaaatgtttgaacTCTCGCTTTTGATTACGTCCCCTCATTGCAGAAAATATCTAGTACATTCATTGTCACCTCTTTGCTATTTATCCTAGCCAGTAGAGGTACAGCTAACACTGCTCCGCTAAACATGAACCAAGCCAAAACCACCCCGGGTTCTCCCCTCAGATCTTAGTGCTTCTTTTCATCAAGATATGGTACTGTACAATTCACAAACGCTTTCCTGAGTTTTGTTTGttacgtttgtttgttttgcacaaaTCAGATCAGAAGAGATGAGTGCGAATCAGGGCCCAGACTACTGCCGCCCTGACTGATTACCGCTCCTAGCAGGACAATAAAGATAATGGCGACTGTCTTGCCGCTGAAGTTTTTAAAGCTCTTAATAATCGTCAGCTCATGCCGTGAATGTAGATCGTGAGGCAaataaacatccatccatccatccattttcaataccgcttatcctcattagggtcgcgggggcactggagcctatcccagctgacatagggcgaaggcaggggacaccctggacaggccgccagtccatcgagggcagcaaataaacaaagaaaggaAATCAGAAAGCACCACTTCAGGCACTTGGATAGCCAACTAAATCTCAAGAACAAGaacataacaatatatatacacagacactgGGTTGTCTCTTCTGAAGCCAACTTGCTTGCAATGTGTAAACAATGCCTGGCTTTCTGGAGTGTCAAGCATTCAAATTAAAACTCTTGCTCATTAACTGCAAACCTGCCAGTCGTCTGATCAAACTAGCTCTCCCAGCGCATCTAAAACCTGCTTGTGAGAACTCAGTGGACTTGTGTTGGCCTTCTGTGTGCCTTTCCCTCCAGCACAATGCTTCTGCCCTGAGGGGAGGAATTTTggatgccttttttttctcaagggCGGAATCTATCTTTTCACTGGCTACAGCCGAACATTTTGTTCCACTCCGTGTATATGTCAATCTCTTTCTGTGATATACTGGCTTGGAATTTACAAAAGACACTCTCAAAGTCCTGGTAGGTGAGGGGCCTGACCTGTCCCCGGGGCATCATACCCGACATGTCCATGCCCTGTGCAGAGACGTGTAACAGACCCACCAGGGCCTCCTGGCAGAGTctggccaggtccaggccagagaAACCCTCGGTACGCTGGACCAGCAGCGCCAGCTCCTCCTCGCTCAAGCAGTATTTGTGCTGAGATTGAGCCAGGAGCTGACCCACGATCTGGTGTCGGGCTCCGCCATCCGGCAGAGGCACCAGGACCCTCCGAGCAAAGTACCGGCGCAGCCCTTCATCCATGTCCTGGGGTCTGCTCGTGGAGCAAACCACCAACACTTGGTTGCCTCCGTCCTCGCCTGAGCCCATGAGAAGTGAGTCCAACTGGGCAAGGAGCTCCCCCTTCAGCTGGTTGATGGGGCTCTCTTCGCTGAGGTGTGCCGACAGCAGCATGTCCACCTCGCTGATGAACAGTACAGAAGGCTGCCGGCAGCGCGCCACAAGGAAGGACGCCCGGATAATTTTCTCCCCCTCTGCCAGCCACTTGGTGGCCAACGTGGAGCCGTTGAGCTGGAGGAATGGAGCCCCCAGCTGGCTGGCTAGGCAGCGACCCAGCAACGTCCTGCCACTGCCCCTGGGGCCAAACAGCAACAAGCAACGTGGGGCTGGTCCTAAACTGCTGAACATGTCCGGGCGCAGAATGGGCCACAGGACCTCCTCCTTCAGGGTTGCCTTGGCCAGTTCTAGCCCTGCAATGTCAATCCAATCCACTGGGGGCCCCTGCTGGACGATTTCAGAGGTAACCATGTCTAGAAGGTGAGGGTCACTGGTTTTTAGCTGCTCTTCAGCAGGccgagaggaggaagtggacgaggaggaggtaggCCCTGGCGCCGAGTGAGAGAGGTGGAGACGGTGGTCTTCAGCACCTTGCTCACTGAGCGGGGAGGTGAAGCTGGCAAGGGAATCTGTTGAGCGGGAACCCCCCAGGGTGGAGGTGACATAGGCTGGTGGAGTCAGCGGACCACCTGTTGCCTGGCTGCTGTACTTCctctgctgttgctctgaggacATCGTGGACTGCTTCTGAGGATTAAATGGTAAAGACGACTTTTCAGCACCTCTGTCGAATCCACCACCCCCGGCGCTGTTGGAGCCTCCATTGGCGCTGCTGCTGTCAGCTATCCTGTACATGGGGCTCTCAGCGGAGCTCCGGGCCTGCCCGTAGCCAAAGTTACCGTAAGCGGAGTCTATCTCCCCTTGGCCTGTCATGTAGAAGGCTTTCCTCTTCAGTGAGTTGGAGGAGCTACTGTTGAGAGGTGTGGGGGCGATTGGGGTCAAATTGTGGCTCTGGTATGGGTATCCAGGTAAAGCAGAAGAGGGGGGAAGGGGTGTAGGTGCAGCGATGCCTGAGGGGAGGTATGAGGATGGAGGGGGTGCTCCCCCAGGGCTGTATCCTGGCCCGACTGAGCTCTGAGCTGAATAGCCTGCTGGGGGGTAATTATAACTAGACAAGTTCGGGGAACCTCCGTTGTATGATGGAACTAAAGTGGGGTGGGAGGGCGGCGGAGGGGGCGGGTGCAGGAGCCCAGAGCTGTGCAGAGGGGAGGGAAGCGCCGGAGCGGGGGCGGACTGGGAGCTGTAACTACTGTGCAAGTAGGAGCTGCCGTATGGGGGGCCGTATTCCTGAGAGGGcatggtggaggtgtggagggcGGTGGCGGTGTGGCTCCCGCAGCTGCTGCTGGAATAGCTGGGCTCGCTCAGGGTGCTGGAGGCCAGGCCCGGGGAGCTGCACATGCCAGACACCACATCTGAGGCCGCCGCCACTCCTCCCTTTCGGATGGAAACCCCCTCAGGGATGCAGCTCATGGGGTAGACACCATCCTGCCAGGGCTCCGATTCAACTTTGCGTCCGTTCATCACCCCCGGGACCTCCGAGTAGGAGCCCGGCATCTCCAGAATGCCGGAATACTTCTCTGCATACTTCTTGAGCAGGTTGGAGGCGGTGAGGGCCGAGATGTCGTCATTGGCCCAGGCGTACTGGTAGGCGGCGGAGCGCTGCAGGTGGCCAGGCACCGCCCTGTAGGCCTCAGCCTTGTGGGCTGGCGAGCGCGTGGTGGAGGAGATGTCGAAGTGCTGTTCGGCCCACTGGCTGTGCTCGGGGGTCCACTGCATCTTTAAGCCTGAGAGAAACGGAGACAAAGACCACCGCAtgtgaacacatttttaaaaaacaacgttttagcaataataaaaaatgacaacaCCTTCAAATTGCCTGTGATTGAGGGTGGTCAATTAAAAAGGTGATATTCATCAGGAGGTTTGTTGGGTGGGtgctcttcattttttttcttcttttttcttcccgaTAAATATTTCTGAGAGGGTTTTGTGTCCAATCGGCACATAAGTTGTTCATTTCTACAGATCCTAAAATGGACAGAGTGGGTGTCGGCAGGTACAGTGCGGCACAGAGGGATTGTGGGATGGCTGGTTACGGCAGCCCTAATGCACCCTGGCCAGACCAATAAGACAGAGGCATTGAGGGTCACTCTATAATCCCCGGCTCATCTGAGGTGGCTGGAGATGGGTTTGAAAATGCGCCTCGCAGAGCACcacaaagcaacacacacacacacacacacacacacacacatccccccgACCTTTGCTTATGATGCTTTcatcgtacacacacacacacctgtgctcAGACACAGGAAAGAAAACTACCTATGGCTGCACTCAGGCGTGCtggcgtgcacacacacacacacacgcatgcacgcacgctcacacacacacacacacacacacacacacacatatacacacacacacacagacacacacctcacGTCCACTGACCTAGACGGACAACCACAGGGCACGCGCACAGGAGCTGCAGCGAGCAATGAATTACAACACATTGTGTCTCAAGCTTAGTTCCTGTCTGCACGGCTCCACCttgacctcctctctctctctctctccaccgctCTCTTTAccttcctgtctgcctctcttCTTCATGCCTCCCTGCCgccctgtctctcccccccctccgcctctcctctttgcttttttttgtcgtcCATTTTCCACCCCTGCCGCTAGATCCTCCTTTATTTCTCTTTACCTCCCTTTTTATTCTGACTCCATCTATTTCGATATCTCTCCTTTTtcattcccttttttctccGTGGCCACCCCTCCTCTTATTTACTCCCTGTGTGCTCGCttcgcctcctcccctccctccatctcatctCAGACACACTCACCTGGCTCTCCCCTTTATTGCCTCAGGAGGCTGGAGAGCCACTGTTTCCTTTAATCCCAGCCAATGCCATCTGCAAACACTGACAGTCGCGCGGCGACTCCATCGTCGTCTCACTATCAAAGCCGCGGCGGCATCAAAGGCTGGACGGGGCGTAAATCACAGCCGCCGCGGCAGATTGAACCCCCGTTTGATTTGACTTAGTGCGTACAAATAAAGGATAATATTGGTGTCATTTAGGCTGCTTCCTCCGACTTATTGACTGGCTGCGGATGCATGTAGGGGTCCACAGCTGGGGGTCTGCTGAACGAATCCCTGTCTCTGAATTGGTtggtgcgtgtgtttgtgtgagtggaGCGGGCATGCACAATGAAACCCATTCATAGAGGAGCACATCTTCCCCCCTTCCTCCCATCCACTTATGCTaccgcaaacacacacacacagcaagcagacacacacacgttcacactctcttgctctctttttcCGAGGCCTAGTGTTTGTTTGGTAACAATActggggatggagggagggaggggggaatcCCCAGACTCCCATTTCCTCTCTGATTCTCCTCTCCAGCCATCTCTCGTTAGACGCCACTGGCTAATTAGCAGAATGGCGATCTGCTAATTGTGTTAATTTACAACATTTTAGCCGAGGGGAGTCTAGCAGGGACTGGCAAGCCTgtcaaccccccccacccctcctccagTGTAGCGAGCAGGGGACGCCTCAGACAAAAGGCTGAGCGGAGGGAAGTTTTGTATTAGCTCGGAGGCTCCTTTAATATTGAGAATATAATAGCAGCACGATCAAGGAGAACATTACAAGTCAGGAATATTGGATAAAATTAGAGAAAATGAGGCTTCAGGCCAAATCCAGGTTTCACAGCAGCTTGGTTTGTAGACCCTGTTatacagttttttgttgttttaaacatAACAATCATTTGTCATTTCGTCAATATGGCAATCctaaaaaaatctaataaaagtTGTTGTTTATCCTCCATAACACCGAGTAATCCCACCGCAgtgcaaacaaatacatatcAGTGGAGGACTCGTGTCTCAGGGCTACAGAGTAGACCAGTGTTTAAGAGCTTTTAAAGTCAGGGTTGTTCTCGGTATTGTACTCTCCAACCGCATGTTTGATCCGTGGCCGGGAGCAAAAAACACCAGTCTGGCAGTGCACAGTCTATAATTTCAACATTGGCCCATTAATAGATAATACGTAGCAGCGGCAAAGTGAGGAGGAAAATAAGCCTCCGAGGCCAGATGCAGCCTCGTCTTCAGACCTCCAGTCTTGGGAGGTTTGTCACTGAGGGTCAATCTATGTGTCTCTCCACTCCGCAGAAATATCCACCTTCACATGTCATTTAATGCCGTTCAGCGATGGAGTTCTATTGACTGCCGTTGGCGATCAAGGTATCCCGACAATGTCGTCGGGTATTTTCACCGCGGCCTTTCCTCCGCGGCCTTTCCTCCGCGGCCTTTCCTCCGGCTTCATTGATCGTTGCGTTGCGTGTCACGAAACACAGATTACCATTCAAGATGTCGCGATACCTTGCGACACAGTGATATATTTAACTTATTTCAATCTAATTTTAGGAAAACTGTCAGTATATAGAACACGTCAACTAAATCTGTTTTGTCTTGACAGTAATAATTGTACAAGACAGCTAACAACAGCTATATCTGCTTAAAGCCAGCTGCTGAGTTTAAAAGAATTCAAAAACTTTGTTAGCTACCAAACCAGCCGTTACAGAGCAAGAAAATAGCTTTGCTAGTCCTGGTTAAACGTGCAGCCGAGCTCAAAATCGTAATGCCATCACTTTGTTGTGGCTGCCATTAAATCACATTCATTTATCAATTTCAATATCATTAGTATCCACTTTAATATACTAggaaatacaaatgtacacacatactTTCATTCTGATTCCTGTTTTGAATTTTCAAAAGAAAGTTTATTTCGCAACTCGCATAGTAGAGAAATGAACcgggaggggggagaaaataaataaaaataaaataacgcGAATGGCACGCGCTCCTCTGCACATAGTTTGACGATGTGTCCTCCATTTAAAGAAACATGAATCTTTCTAATTCCGCCATTAATAAAGataacaaatataaaagagTGTGTCAGGCTCCATCAGGGCTTTCATCTCCTCTATAATGAGGTTAATGCGGAGACGCAGTGATTACCCGGGCAATGCAAATGAAGGCCAAATGATAACTTGCACTATTTAAATAAGGTAATAGCGATTACTCTACGTTATTCAAATGAGGAGGGATACTTTGAACCGAGTGCTTTGAACTCGCCGCTCCTGCTCCAGAACATATgaaagggatggagggaggattgACTTTGGAATCCGTGTGTATCCTCTAATTCAATGTGATGTAAACCAAGGGCAACGAGCAAAGCAAAGTCACATAATGTGGGCGGCGTCGACAGGGAAAATATTTAAGGTGGCTCGACTCCTAtattcccttcttttttttttaaagaccttCAAAGTCATTGAGAAGTCCTTTAAAtcgctgacaaaaaaaaagaaaaagaaaaagagagagacatggatCAAAATAAGCACAAGCATCCTTCGTTGTGTTCTAATAACAAGGACTCTGaatgccaacaaaaaaaaaaaccttttttaaaaatatatatatgaaaagaaTTCAGTGGAGCCCAATTTGCCCCAAACGAGTGTATTCTGGATGCGATTCATtcattctccttttctttttttctggttcCGACGGAGCAGCCCATGCTTTCCTGGGGGAAATTCACGAGGCATCTTGATGGACACATTTAAGTAtgacggtaaaaaaaaagaaaaaaagaagcaaatgtgtgttgcaaagagaaaaaacaagtgagggtgagagagagagagagagagagagagagagagagagagatcgtgCACTCAGCTGAGACAACATCCAACAGAAATCTCCACCACCTTCTGAAGCGTCAAGCCTGCCAGCGCTTGgattttttccttcttctccttcttccctcctcacttctttttctcctcctctagcCTCCACACAGAGAAGCCTAATCATTCTCATTACACTCTGCGTCCATCTGCATCAACAGAGCTGCCTATTACCGTTATGTGCAGTAAACAGCTCTTTAGAGAGAGCTAATGAGGTCTTTTAAGTCTGTCCGCTGTGTGATTCTGCAAGCGGGGTGTCAGAGCAAACTGCCCATTTCAGTAACGTCATAATtaagtcgtgtgtgtgtgtgtgtgtgtgaggaagaagagatgccggaacacacgcacacacaacctgaGACAAGACGTAAAAAGCCAGCgtgcccttttttttgtctctctaaCACATACAGACACTGAAGACCTTCGAAAACAAGCTATCGTGTCATATTTTTatatagaaagaagaagaagaagaagaaaaagtgtaGGAGGAGAAGCCGCATGACAGGCGATAACTTCATCAAAAGAGACCTGTTTTCACACACCACCGGGGAAATCTAACCGCTTATTCAAATCCTTATCAAATACACCAGAGGGCATCTTTTAACCTCTAAatcgctgcacacacacacacacacacaaaacccctGCATGTAGCTACTGTTTCATGAGTGTGCGCAGggccttgtgtgtgtctgacaacCTCCGGACCACCTTGTTAATGAGTCCAGCACACTGTGACTAAGCCACGGGCTACGCTGTATTGGCACACAACCTGCAGTGGAGAGTCAAATAATGTGATTAGGTCCTCCAAAAGGCAATTAATTATGAAATTAGTCATAAGCtggtgtctcacacacacacacacacacacacacacacacacaaagtcaaaagTCCCTCTTCGCGTCCACATCATCTTCCGAGCAAAGTctccaaaaaatgttttaaagctcTGCGTGTGAATTGTTCTGAATCAGAATTCAAAAAGACAAAACGTGTGAACTAAACTCTCCTCTTCCATCCCCACGCGAGACCACGAAGCAGTCAACGAGAATCTACCTCTTTGAAGCCCGGCGGTTCGAGCCCAGCCGCAGCTTACCATTACAGCAGAgcaacgacgacgacgacgacgacaacaacaacaacaacagataagGGAGTAAACAGAGC encodes the following:
- the LOC117745775 gene encoding fidgetin-like — encoded protein: MQWTPEHSQWAEQHFDISSTTRSPAHKAEAYRAVPGHLQRSAAYQYAWANDDISALTASNLLKKYAEKYSGILEMPGSYSEVPGVMNGRKVESEPWQDGVYPMSCIPEGVSIRKGGVAAASDVVSGMCSSPGLASSTLSEPSYSSSSCGSHTATALHTSTMPSQEYGPPYGSSYLHSSYSSQSAPAPALPSPLHSSGLLHPPPPPPSHPTLVPSYNGGSPNLSSYNYPPAGYSAQSSVGPGYSPGGAPPPSSYLPSGIAAPTPLPPSSALPGYPYQSHNLTPIAPTPLNSSSSNSLKRKAFYMTGQGEIDSAYGNFGYGQARSSAESPMYRIADSSSANGGSNSAGGGGFDRGAEKSSLPFNPQKQSTMSSEQQQRKYSSQATGGPLTPPAYVTSTLGGSRSTDSLASFTSPLSEQGAEDHRLHLSHSAPGPTSSSSTSSSRPAEEQLKTSDPHLLDMVTSEIVQQGPPVDWIDIAGLELAKATLKEEVLWPILRPDMFSSLGPAPRCLLLFGPRGSGRTLLGRCLASQLGAPFLQLNGSTLATKWLAEGEKIIRASFLVARCRQPSVLFISEVDMLLSAHLSEESPINQLKGELLAQLDSLLMGSGEDGGNQVLVVCSTSRPQDMDEGLRRYFARRVLVPLPDGGARHQIVGQLLAQSQHKYCLSEEELALLVQRTEGFSGLDLARLCQEALVGLLHVSAQGMDMSGMMPRGQVRPLTYQDFESVFCKFQASISQKEIDIYTEWNKMFGCSQ